The Chitinophaga flava genome has a segment encoding these proteins:
- a CDS encoding S8 family serine peptidase — MRISNLFAACILLAAVVSCKRTETTLQANAPQSVEGVVPKSVINAQVYEILKKTGGFDWKMVNDNVVWSALVQSDSILSVGYQPDGTADISKQLDRIDVNSSAWTAARQQVLNIILENEQGKGNKLEKSPVTYQSAKLPVLYVKASRLATVKALRASKMVRYAEPVGYGRNMQVAPASSGAASGTSILTFGCDSNLPKSTLVPGVDYTTITPNAKQSWNYSIHNIPQAWTQSTGSGVKIMLIDTGVSPDQANLGSAFNQGASSGRTITKVATWPGGTPADVCGHGTKMAGVIASPRGVNGASAGIAYNSNLIAVHAAENVVIMSTESVQGVGDAYVLGADDANVKIISMSMGSLFSFGHITDGIQYAYSKGKLMFCAAGTTNSTIGPWLGVIYPATMPEVQAVTGVRDNFTTPCEDCHFGREVAFTIVMEKSTTGVNPLTTAYTGDAPNTVGGSSVATASCAAIAALVWSKYPSYPRDSIVARMQRAGSNYPLKNGQLGWGVVDAQKAVGN; from the coding sequence ATGAGAATTTCTAATTTATTTGCAGCTTGTATTCTTTTAGCAGCTGTTGTTTCCTGTAAAAGAACAGAAACAACACTGCAGGCTAATGCCCCGCAATCAGTAGAGGGCGTTGTACCAAAATCTGTAATTAATGCACAGGTCTATGAAATCCTTAAAAAAACCGGTGGCTTCGACTGGAAAATGGTAAATGACAATGTTGTCTGGAGTGCACTGGTACAAAGTGACAGCATTTTGTCCGTAGGTTACCAGCCTGACGGTACAGCAGACATCAGCAAACAACTTGATAGAATTGATGTCAACAGCTCTGCCTGGACAGCTGCCCGTCAACAGGTGCTGAACATCATCCTTGAAAATGAACAGGGCAAAGGCAACAAACTGGAGAAAAGTCCCGTTACCTACCAGTCTGCCAAACTGCCTGTTTTGTACGTAAAAGCCAGCCGCCTGGCTACTGTAAAAGCGCTCCGTGCATCCAAAATGGTACGCTATGCAGAGCCAGTAGGTTATGGACGTAACATGCAGGTAGCTCCTGCCAGCAGTGGCGCTGCCTCCGGAACTTCTATTTTAACGTTTGGTTGTGACTCCAACCTGCCCAAATCCACGCTGGTACCAGGTGTAGACTATACCACCATTACACCGAATGCTAAACAGTCCTGGAACTATTCTATTCACAACATTCCCCAGGCCTGGACACAGTCTACTGGCAGTGGCGTAAAAATAATGCTCATTGATACCGGTGTAAGTCCTGATCAGGCCAACCTGGGCAGTGCTTTCAACCAGGGTGCTTCCTCAGGCAGAACGATCACCAAAGTGGCCACCTGGCCCGGAGGTACGCCTGCAGACGTTTGTGGCCATGGTACTAAAATGGCGGGTGTGATTGCATCTCCACGTGGTGTAAACGGCGCCAGTGCGGGTATTGCGTATAACAGCAATCTGATTGCCGTACACGCCGCTGAAAATGTGGTGATCATGTCCACAGAATCTGTACAGGGTGTCGGTGATGCTTATGTACTGGGTGCTGATGATGCCAATGTAAAAATTATCAGCATGAGCATGGGCTCACTCTTTTCTTTCGGCCATATAACCGATGGTATCCAATATGCTTACAGTAAAGGAAAACTGATGTTCTGTGCTGCAGGTACCACCAACTCTACCATCGGACCCTGGCTCGGTGTTATTTACCCGGCTACTATGCCGGAAGTGCAGGCTGTAACAGGTGTGAGAGACAATTTCACTACTCCTTGTGAAGACTGTCATTTCGGAAGAGAAGTGGCTTTCACTATTGTGATGGAAAAATCAACTACCGGTGTTAATCCGCTGACTACTGCCTATACAGGAGATGCGCCTAATACAGTAGGTGGTTCTTCTGTGGCAACAGCCAGTTGCGCAGCGATTGCAGCCCTTGTATGGAGCAAGTATCCTTCTTATCCAAGAGATAGCATTGTAGCCAGAATGCAAAGAGCTGGTTCCAACTACCCGCTTAAAAACGGTCAGCTGGGATGGGGCGTTGTAGATGCTCAGAAAGCAGTAGGAAACTAA
- a CDS encoding MlaD family protein, producing MNKHLLIVMLFSMIALAIIAAGIWTLGGLHKSFENKFHARAVLPDVNGLKIGDNIWIAGVKIGIVKDIDLTNEGSVLVIMSIEKKARKHIHNDSKVKLGTDGLIGNKIIIIYDGTPKAPLIADDGYLKGGNSGNDMMNVLDSSSKNLLQITNNLKEISHRILTGKGAITTLLNDSTMAINLQNSLSDARNAITNIRSASASTPKMMNNFSDFSHRLNKEGSSINNLLADTVSYARINKSIARLQETMDTLAAFSANLKRASDELNNGNNNVPNVLLHDEATGAQLKSMISNLDTASIKLKEDLEALQHNFLFRGFFKKKQKTTQK from the coding sequence ATGAATAAACACCTCTTGATAGTGATGCTTTTTTCGATGATTGCACTCGCCATCATCGCGGCCGGCATATGGACGCTTGGTGGCCTGCACAAATCGTTTGAAAACAAGTTTCACGCCCGGGCGGTGTTACCGGATGTCAACGGACTGAAAATAGGAGACAATATCTGGATTGCAGGCGTCAAAATTGGTATCGTTAAAGATATTGATCTGACAAATGAAGGAAGCGTGTTGGTCATCATGAGCATCGAAAAAAAAGCAAGAAAACATATTCACAACGACTCCAAAGTAAAACTCGGCACAGATGGTCTTATCGGCAACAAGATCATCATCATTTATGATGGTACTCCCAAAGCTCCGCTGATAGCAGACGACGGCTATCTTAAAGGAGGCAACAGCGGAAATGATATGATGAACGTATTGGATTCCAGCAGTAAAAATCTGCTACAAATCACCAACAATCTCAAGGAAATCAGCCACAGAATATTAACTGGTAAAGGCGCGATCACCACACTGCTCAATGATTCCACGATGGCCATCAATTTACAGAACAGCCTGAGTGATGCCAGGAATGCTATCACCAATATCCGTAGTGCTTCCGCCAGTACTCCCAAAATGATGAACAATTTCTCTGACTTCTCTCATCGTCTTAATAAAGAAGGATCATCGATCAACAACCTGCTGGCAGATACTGTCAGTTATGCCAGGATCAACAAAAGCATAGCCAGGCTGCAGGAAACCATGGATACCCTGGCTGCATTTTCTGCCAACCTGAAAAGAGCCAGCGATGAACTAAATAACGGCAATAACAACGTACCCAATGTACTACTGCATGATGAAGCCACCGGCGCGCAACTGAAGAGCATGATCAGCAACCTGGATACTGCCAGTATTAAACTAAAGGAAGACCTGGAAGCATTGCAACACAATTTTTTATTCAGAGGATTTTTTAAGAAGAAACAAAAAACAACGCAAAAATAA
- a CDS encoding ABC transporter ATP-binding protein, with protein MKKEPVNIDKQDTVISIRGLYKSFDELDVLKGMDLDLYKGENVVVLGRSGAGKSVLIKLIAGLLKPDSGTIKVAGEEVDKLNAKELQELRLKIGFLYQGSALYDSMTVKQNLEFPLVRNKPNLSRKEIDEEINEVLKHVRLEDSGNKMPSELSGGQKKRVGLARTLILRPDIMLYDEPTAGLDPVTSGDIITLINEGQKKYKTSSVIITHDLTCAKATGDRMALIQDGKFNREGSFVEVFAEGDEEARKFYDYNFIVDT; from the coding sequence ATGAAAAAAGAGCCCGTAAATATTGACAAACAAGATACTGTGATCAGTATAAGAGGACTCTACAAATCATTTGATGAGCTGGATGTATTGAAGGGTATGGACCTGGACTTGTACAAAGGAGAGAATGTAGTAGTACTGGGACGTTCGGGCGCCGGAAAATCAGTATTGATAAAATTGATTGCGGGCCTGCTCAAACCCGATAGCGGTACCATCAAGGTAGCCGGTGAAGAGGTCGATAAACTTAATGCTAAAGAATTACAGGAGCTACGGTTAAAAATAGGATTTCTCTATCAGGGCAGCGCATTATATGACAGCATGACTGTAAAACAAAATCTGGAATTTCCACTGGTTAGAAACAAGCCCAATCTCAGCAGGAAAGAAATTGACGAGGAGATCAATGAAGTACTCAAACATGTAAGATTAGAGGACAGCGGTAACAAAATGCCGTCAGAGCTGTCCGGTGGTCAGAAAAAAAGGGTGGGGCTGGCACGCACGCTGATCCTACGACCAGATATCATGTTATATGATGAACCTACCGCCGGGCTTGATCCGGTCACCAGTGGAGACATCATTACACTAATTAATGAAGGACAGAAAAAATACAAGACCAGCTCGGTGATCATCACCCATGATCTTACCTGCGCTAAAGCCACCGGCGACAGAATGGCACTGATTCAAGACGGAAAATTCAACCGGGAAGGGTCTTTTGTAGAAGTATTTGCAGAAGGAGATGAAGAAGCGAGGAAATTTTACGACTACAATTTCATTGTTGATACATGA
- a CDS encoding MlaE family ABC transporter permease produces the protein MKSAQPKYTFYNKPLTIFITDIYNVCRFILRFFAEVFRPPYEFRETIRQCYNVGYKSLALVSLTGFITGVVFTKQSRPSLAEFGATSWLPGLIAIAIIRALAPLITSLIVAGKVGSNIGAELGSMKVTEQIEAMEVSATNPFKFLVVSRVVATTIMTPMLVSYMAFVGLLGAYLNVHQHENTSFAAFFQHGFSSISFLDVFSSLFKSVVYGFTVGITGCYQGFTVEKGTQGVGKAANTAVVISMFMIFIEEMIIVQVVNQIRPAYVH, from the coding sequence ATGAAATCCGCTCAACCCAAATACACCTTTTACAATAAGCCGCTCACTATTTTCATTACCGACATATACAATGTATGCCGGTTTATCCTTCGTTTTTTTGCAGAGGTGTTCCGGCCTCCCTATGAATTCAGGGAAACGATCAGACAGTGTTACAATGTTGGCTATAAATCGCTGGCACTGGTGTCATTGACCGGATTTATCACCGGTGTAGTATTCACTAAACAATCACGGCCTTCGCTGGCAGAGTTTGGCGCCACTTCATGGCTACCGGGCCTTATTGCCATTGCAATCATAAGAGCGCTGGCGCCGCTGATCACCTCTCTCATCGTAGCAGGCAAGGTGGGTTCCAACATAGGGGCTGAACTGGGCTCCATGAAGGTAACGGAGCAGATTGAAGCCATGGAAGTATCTGCTACCAACCCGTTTAAATTTCTGGTGGTGAGCAGAGTGGTAGCCACTACCATCATGACCCCTATGCTGGTAAGTTATATGGCCTTTGTAGGATTGCTGGGGGCCTATCTCAATGTGCATCAGCACGAGAATACCAGCTTTGCTGCCTTTTTCCAGCACGGCTTTTCAAGCATATCCTTTCTGGATGTTTTTTCTTCACTTTTTAAATCGGTGGTTTATGGTTTTACAGTTGGTATCACCGGCTGCTACCAGGGATTTACTGTAGAAAAAGGCACACAGGGCGTAGGTAAAGCGGCCAATACTGCTGTGGTTATTTCCATGTTCATGATTTTTATTGAAGAGATGATCATTGTACAGGTCGTCAATCAAATCAGACCTGCTTATGTCCATTAA
- the ligA gene encoding NAD-dependent DNA ligase LigA, producing the protein MKQYNSKQAAALQSLSESLLAHYKKGRLLKDTKSTMDALYRVIPYHDWRYYIKSDPVLSDYEYDGLFAWLRQLEKEHPALAKSGSPVKKVAEGLGSALSAVKHKVPMLSLENTYNTQNLGDWITKTRQVTHHESAYCLEPKFDGTGISLIYENDRLLRGATRGDGAAGEDITGNIRNIASIPASAPFAALGIATIEIRGEVLMSKKSFASFNQERIAHQLPPMANPRNAAAGTLRMIHPEAAAQRKLEAVLYHVSYYTMKKGRPAPAALKTQAGTLDLLAKLGFGTPAAQKKVVTSIREAVRYCQSFEKKRDSLPYEIDGLVIKVNDATEQRLLGMTSHHPRWAVAYKFKPRQANSKLRKVIFSVGRMGAITPVAKIDPVAIGGVTVSSVSLFNEKLIKDKDIRVGDTVLVERAGDVIPYIVKPVTEMRKGTETNIRFPSKCPVCGHALEKPFGEQIWYCVNINCQAQVLERIVHFASKDAMDITGMGESHVREFYEQKLIKDIPSIFELNERKVAALERWGKRSASNLIGMIERARHQPLQRLIFGLGIHYVGLTTAKVLAKKVGYLPDLARKKPADLRGEGIGPKVAESISHFFADKENIRSLKKLERLGVNMHAAGHRAKADDTLKGKTFLFTGTLAGLTRGEAAEMVEQHGGQVLSSVSHALNYLVVGEHAGSKLTKASENKAIRLLQEKDFLKMVKPPARRLSGSRKIKIRLP; encoded by the coding sequence ATGAAGCAGTATAACAGTAAACAGGCTGCTGCGTTACAATCGTTGTCGGAAAGCCTTCTGGCACATTACAAAAAAGGGCGGCTATTAAAGGATACAAAGAGCACTATGGATGCATTGTACCGCGTTATTCCGTATCACGATTGGCGTTATTATATAAAGAGCGATCCTGTTTTAAGTGACTATGAATATGATGGATTGTTTGCCTGGCTCAGGCAGCTGGAAAAGGAACATCCTGCGCTGGCAAAGTCAGGGTCACCCGTGAAGAAAGTGGCCGAAGGCTTAGGTTCTGCGCTCTCTGCGGTTAAGCACAAAGTGCCGATGTTAAGTCTGGAAAATACCTATAACACACAAAACCTCGGAGACTGGATTACTAAAACCAGGCAGGTCACACATCATGAGTCTGCTTATTGCCTGGAGCCCAAATTTGATGGAACAGGCATTTCCCTGATATACGAAAACGACAGACTGCTCCGCGGAGCTACACGAGGAGATGGTGCCGCCGGAGAAGATATTACCGGCAACATCCGGAACATCGCTTCCATCCCTGCATCTGCGCCCTTTGCTGCTTTGGGGATTGCTACCATAGAGATCAGGGGAGAAGTATTGATGAGTAAAAAAAGTTTCGCATCCTTTAATCAGGAACGTATCGCACATCAGTTGCCGCCTATGGCCAACCCGCGGAATGCTGCTGCCGGCACTTTACGCATGATTCATCCGGAGGCCGCCGCACAAAGAAAGCTAGAAGCGGTATTATATCATGTCAGTTATTATACGATGAAGAAAGGGCGTCCCGCGCCGGCTGCCCTTAAAACACAGGCCGGCACGCTGGACCTGCTGGCTAAACTGGGATTTGGTACACCCGCTGCACAGAAGAAGGTCGTCACTTCCATCCGGGAGGCTGTTCGTTATTGCCAGTCGTTTGAAAAGAAAAGGGATTCGCTGCCATATGAGATAGACGGTCTGGTCATCAAAGTTAATGATGCCACTGAACAGCGATTGTTGGGCATGACCAGCCACCACCCGCGCTGGGCCGTTGCTTATAAATTTAAGCCCAGACAGGCCAATAGCAAACTACGGAAGGTTATATTTTCTGTGGGTCGCATGGGCGCTATTACGCCGGTGGCTAAAATAGACCCGGTAGCGATTGGCGGTGTAACGGTTTCTTCTGTTTCTCTTTTTAATGAGAAGTTGATAAAGGACAAGGATATTCGTGTAGGCGATACCGTTTTAGTGGAACGGGCAGGTGATGTGATTCCTTATATTGTTAAACCGGTAACGGAAATGAGGAAGGGAACGGAGACGAATATACGCTTTCCTTCAAAGTGCCCTGTTTGCGGGCATGCGCTGGAAAAGCCCTTCGGCGAACAGATATGGTATTGTGTGAATATCAACTGCCAGGCCCAGGTGCTGGAACGGATCGTTCATTTTGCGAGTAAGGATGCGATGGACATTACAGGCATGGGAGAAAGCCATGTCCGGGAGTTCTATGAGCAAAAGCTGATAAAAGACATCCCTTCCATCTTTGAGCTGAATGAGCGCAAGGTAGCTGCTTTGGAAAGATGGGGTAAAAGATCAGCGTCCAATTTAATAGGCATGATAGAGCGGGCCAGACATCAGCCTCTACAGCGTCTCATCTTCGGGTTGGGCATTCATTATGTAGGTCTTACCACGGCGAAGGTATTGGCAAAAAAGGTAGGCTATCTGCCGGACCTGGCCCGGAAAAAGCCGGCAGACCTGAGAGGAGAAGGAATAGGCCCGAAGGTGGCCGAGAGTATCAGCCACTTTTTTGCAGACAAGGAAAATATAAGATCGCTGAAGAAGCTGGAACGTTTGGGCGTAAATATGCATGCTGCCGGACATCGTGCGAAAGCAGATGATACCCTGAAAGGAAAAACATTCCTCTTCACTGGTACACTCGCCGGGCTCACCCGCGGTGAGGCTGCCGAAATGGTGGAACAACATGGTGGACAGGTGCTCAGCAGCGTATCACATGCACTCAATTATCTGGTGGTAGGAGAGCATGCCGGCAGCAAACTCACCAAAGCCAGTGAAAACAAAGCCATCAGGTTATTGCAGGAAAAAGATTTTCTGAAGATGGTTAAACCACCAGCACGTCGTTTATCAGGTTCCCGAAAAATTAAAATACGTTTGCCATGA
- the polX gene encoding DNA polymerase/3'-5' exonuclease PolX codes for MIQTTENTIKQNATVARLLHHMASGYKYLGNQERFRAIAYEIAARTVNNLQADISAYAEDKKALDQLNGIGSSIAEKIIEYLKTGKVKKYEELKQQIPEELLDMMDITGFGPALVKVLHEQLGINTRAELLKAIDEGRLEGIKGFGNKKIENIKRGLHLFEEAQSRLLLWDALLAGNKILQAIRQFPEVRKAELAGSVRRGRETVGDIDIIVMATLKDQKKLADKIQKLPGIVRILAGGDTKVSLLLQNQTQVDVRIVTENAYGAALLYFTGSKEHNVRLRIIAREKGWKLNEYGLFDLKTDKYLAGKTEEEMYRYIGLQFIPPELREDKGEIDLAAKNKLPVLVTLKDIKGDMHLHSKWSDGEEEIEALARYVMKTFPQYEYLVVTDHSPSERISHGLEPDDFIRQFREIDQVNKKIGRDFIKKGVEVDILADGQLDLPDDLLEKFDWVVASIHSGLAQDNTQRLLKACEHPAVNCIGHPGGRLVGTRDAYPVNWRQLIDKAAATGTALEINAQPGRMDLQDDLVKMAIDKGVQLVIDTDAHAKMHFDLMQLGVTIARRGWCKKEDVLNTISWREVTALRNKKIKTKRKH; via the coding sequence ATGATCCAGACTACTGAAAATACCATCAAACAAAATGCTACGGTAGCCCGTCTACTGCATCATATGGCTTCCGGTTACAAATACCTCGGCAACCAAGAACGTTTTCGTGCCATCGCTTATGAAATCGCGGCCCGTACCGTCAACAACCTGCAGGCGGATATCTCCGCCTATGCAGAAGATAAAAAAGCATTGGACCAATTAAATGGGATAGGCTCCAGTATTGCAGAAAAAATCATCGAATACCTGAAAACAGGTAAAGTAAAAAAATATGAAGAGCTGAAGCAACAAATCCCGGAAGAGCTGCTGGATATGATGGATATTACCGGATTTGGGCCGGCATTGGTGAAAGTATTACATGAGCAACTGGGCATCAACACCCGGGCTGAGTTGTTAAAGGCTATTGACGAAGGACGGCTGGAAGGCATTAAAGGCTTCGGCAACAAAAAAATTGAAAACATAAAACGCGGGCTGCATCTTTTTGAAGAAGCCCAGTCCCGCCTGTTGTTATGGGATGCGCTACTGGCAGGGAATAAAATCCTGCAGGCCATACGGCAGTTCCCTGAAGTCCGTAAAGCCGAGCTGGCGGGCAGTGTGAGGCGTGGTAGGGAAACGGTGGGAGACATTGATATCATTGTAATGGCCACTTTAAAAGACCAGAAAAAGCTGGCGGATAAAATACAAAAGCTGCCAGGTATCGTTCGTATACTGGCAGGAGGAGATACTAAGGTCAGCCTGTTGCTGCAAAACCAGACCCAGGTGGATGTCCGTATCGTGACAGAAAATGCCTATGGCGCGGCGCTGTTGTACTTCACCGGTTCAAAGGAACACAACGTCCGCCTGCGCATCATTGCCAGAGAGAAGGGCTGGAAGCTGAATGAATACGGCCTCTTTGACCTGAAGACAGATAAATACCTGGCTGGAAAAACAGAAGAGGAAATGTACCGGTATATAGGGCTGCAGTTCATTCCTCCGGAGCTGCGGGAGGATAAAGGGGAAATAGACCTGGCAGCCAAAAACAAATTACCTGTCCTGGTGACACTAAAAGATATCAAAGGAGATATGCACCTGCACAGCAAATGGAGCGATGGTGAAGAAGAAATAGAAGCACTGGCCCGTTATGTGATGAAAACGTTTCCGCAGTACGAATATCTGGTAGTAACAGACCATTCTCCCAGTGAACGGATATCACATGGTTTGGAACCGGATGATTTTATACGACAGTTCAGAGAGATAGACCAGGTGAACAAAAAAATAGGACGTGACTTTATCAAAAAAGGCGTGGAAGTGGATATACTGGCGGATGGTCAGCTGGACTTACCGGATGATCTGCTCGAAAAATTCGATTGGGTGGTAGCTTCTATTCATAGTGGTTTGGCACAGGATAATACCCAGCGGTTGCTGAAGGCTTGTGAACATCCTGCTGTCAACTGTATCGGGCATCCTGGTGGCAGGCTGGTAGGCACAAGGGATGCTTATCCGGTCAACTGGCGCCAGCTGATAGACAAGGCGGCCGCCACGGGCACTGCGCTGGAGATCAATGCGCAACCTGGCAGAATGGACCTGCAGGACGATCTCGTGAAAATGGCCATAGATAAAGGTGTGCAGCTGGTGATCGATACCGATGCGCATGCCAAGATGCATTTCGATCTGATGCAGCTGGGCGTAACGATTGCCAGGAGAGGGTGGTGTAAAAAAGAGGATGTCCTCAATACCATCTCCTGGCGGGAGGTAACAGCGCTCCGCAATAAAAAAATTAAAACAAAACGGAAGCATTAA
- a CDS encoding methyltransferase gives MPSFDSGLHATHEQTTRILQHITNHWISCCVYAAARFNIADILVAGPKDLESLAAETGTHAPSLYRLLRLLAANEIFEEVSPRVFANTPMATALIGNAHGSMKAFVLVQLGEIYNPWGEVVESVRTGKTAFDEHYRANLWSYYKAHEDKGLNFMKGMTNLTQFADTAILEQYDFSPFKTITDIGGGNGALLSAILKKTPNTSGIIFDEPYVITQTAALIAADTAIKNRCTTIGGNFFEQVPAGTDAYIMKLILHDWTDEDAIKILSVCSRAMRKDSKILVIDGVVPEGNTHHGSKLADMNMLVTTGGRERSAAEFDELFRRSDLRLTRVVDLSITEVSIVEGEKL, from the coding sequence ATGCCATCTTTTGATTCCGGCCTGCACGCCACCCATGAACAAACCACCCGTATTCTGCAGCATATCACCAACCACTGGATATCCTGTTGTGTTTACGCTGCAGCGAGGTTTAATATTGCAGACATACTGGTGGCGGGACCTAAAGACCTGGAAAGCCTGGCCGCTGAAACCGGTACCCACGCGCCTTCTTTGTACCGTTTACTACGACTGCTGGCAGCCAACGAAATCTTTGAAGAAGTTTCTCCGCGTGTATTTGCCAATACGCCCATGGCCACCGCACTGATAGGTAACGCTCACGGCAGTATGAAAGCTTTTGTACTGGTACAGCTGGGTGAAATCTACAACCCATGGGGTGAGGTAGTAGAAAGTGTGAGAACAGGGAAAACTGCTTTTGATGAACATTACCGCGCTAATTTATGGAGTTACTATAAAGCACATGAAGATAAAGGGTTGAACTTCATGAAGGGCATGACCAACCTGACCCAGTTTGCTGATACAGCCATCCTGGAACAATACGACTTCTCCCCTTTTAAAACCATTACAGACATAGGCGGCGGCAACGGCGCCCTGCTCTCCGCCATCCTGAAAAAAACACCCAATACCTCCGGCATCATATTCGATGAACCCTATGTAATCACACAAACAGCTGCCCTCATAGCAGCAGATACAGCCATCAAAAACCGCTGCACCACCATCGGCGGTAATTTCTTTGAACAGGTACCTGCAGGCACAGACGCCTACATAATGAAATTGATCCTCCACGACTGGACCGATGAAGACGCTATCAAAATACTGAGCGTTTGCAGCCGTGCCATGCGGAAAGACAGTAAGATCCTGGTGATAGACGGTGTAGTGCCCGAAGGCAATACACACCATGGCTCCAAACTTGCGGACATGAACATGCTGGTAACTACAGGCGGAAGAGAAAGGTCAGCTGCAGAATTCGATGAACTCTTCCGTCGCTCAGACCTCCGGCTGACAAGAGTAGTGGACCTTTCCATTACGGAAGTAAGTATTGTGGAAGGAGAAAAGTTGTAG
- a CDS encoding amidohydrolase, producing the protein MKKVLLFLLLPLGALLAFLGFKRAKEPPADYIIKGIVRTMEEDAHPVAKPSECVVITGDQISFVGSFQDAKNNYYKEGTTEIIDCTNNLVIPGFMDAHAHIGIASLTAPLADLSGPPYGHVTSIPILRDSLGAYITRNYPPHSNTMIIGNNYDDSQLDGHQQPTKEDLDKIDPNHPIYIVHVSGHMGVANSKFLQLLNFNDNTPDTAKGGTVVKNNGKLTGLLLENAHLYALSVAQGLATPPGLTQEQQYQSGLALLKEQEKLWFKYGITTMCEGRANPELIALIKRANQEDKLLGDYIVLPDFDSNPDLSQFKSSYNKYDKHFKIGAIKLTFDGSPQGKDAFLSKPYETPMIGQDSTYHGHPIYNYQTALANVRKVEQAGMPVHIHMNGDSAIDMALKIFETLKKEKNAKGEPLIKQQTPNVLIHCQTSRKEQLKMMKNLQPYVIPSFFPTHVYVWGDWYVQNVLGNPRAQYISPLKDADDLSLDFTIHTDAPITPPDLLAGVYGAVNRLTQTGNPLGLDQRISAYRALRAITKDVAHQWGEQATKGKLEKGYKADIIVLNNDIITVDPKLIKKTMVLYTFKDGKCVYATAGRLPPRIPGYK; encoded by the coding sequence ATGAAGAAAGTACTGTTGTTTCTACTCCTGCCTCTGGGAGCCCTGTTAGCATTTTTGGGATTTAAACGAGCTAAGGAGCCTCCTGCAGATTACATTATTAAAGGGATAGTCCGGACCATGGAGGAAGATGCACACCCTGTTGCCAAACCATCTGAGTGTGTAGTTATAACAGGTGATCAGATTTCCTTTGTGGGTAGCTTTCAGGATGCTAAAAACAATTATTACAAAGAAGGCACAACAGAGATCATTGATTGCACCAACAACCTGGTGATTCCCGGATTTATGGATGCCCATGCACATATAGGCATAGCATCTCTGACGGCGCCCCTAGCTGATTTAAGTGGTCCTCCATATGGTCATGTTACCTCTATTCCTATTCTTCGGGATAGCCTGGGGGCATATATCACCAGAAACTATCCCCCTCATTCCAACACCATGATCATAGGGAATAATTATGATGATTCCCAATTGGATGGCCACCAGCAACCTACAAAAGAGGACCTGGATAAAATTGATCCGAACCATCCCATTTATATTGTTCATGTAAGTGGCCATATGGGCGTAGCCAATTCAAAATTCCTGCAGCTCCTGAACTTCAACGATAATACACCGGATACAGCCAAAGGAGGTACCGTTGTAAAAAATAACGGTAAACTAACCGGTCTGCTGCTGGAAAATGCTCATCTGTATGCCCTCTCAGTAGCTCAGGGGCTCGCCACCCCTCCTGGTCTCACTCAGGAGCAACAATACCAGTCGGGGTTAGCCTTATTGAAGGAACAGGAAAAGCTATGGTTTAAATATGGCATTACCACTATGTGCGAAGGCAGGGCCAATCCTGAGTTGATAGCATTGATCAAGCGGGCCAACCAGGAAGACAAACTCCTCGGAGATTATATTGTGTTACCCGACTTCGACTCCAATCCAGACCTTAGTCAGTTTAAATCCAGTTACAACAAATATGACAAACATTTTAAAATCGGGGCCATTAAACTCACCTTCGATGGTTCACCACAAGGAAAAGATGCATTCCTGAGCAAACCATACGAAACCCCTATGATAGGACAGGATAGCACCTACCATGGCCACCCCATCTACAATTACCAGACTGCTCTGGCAAATGTCAGAAAAGTGGAGCAGGCAGGCATGCCAGTCCATATCCATATGAACGGAGATTCAGCCATTGATATGGCACTCAAGATCTTTGAAACTTTAAAAAAGGAGAAAAACGCCAAAGGGGAACCGCTGATCAAACAACAAACACCCAATGTACTCATTCATTGCCAGACAAGCCGTAAGGAACAGTTGAAGATGATGAAAAACCTGCAGCCATATGTCATCCCCAGCTTCTTTCCCACTCATGTGTACGTATGGGGCGACTGGTATGTACAAAATGTACTTGGCAACCCACGTGCCCAGTATATCAGCCCACTGAAAGATGCCGATGACCTGTCGCTGGATTTCACTATCCATACCGACGCTCCCATCACTCCTCCGGATCTTCTGGCCGGGGTATATGGAGCCGTAAATCGGCTGACACAGACGGGCAATCCTTTGGGCTTAGATCAGCGGATCAGCGCGTACAGGGCTTTGAGAGCCATTACAAAAGATGTAGCCCATCAATGGGGAGAACAAGCCACCAAAGGCAAGCTGGAAAAAGGTTATAAGGCAGATATCATTGTTCTCAATAATGATATCATCACTGTCGATCCCAAACTCATTAAAAAGACAATGGTGTTGTATACCTTCAAAGATGGTAAATGTGTATATGCGACGGCAGGAAGACTACCACCCCGCATTCCCGGTTACAAATGA